The genomic window GGATTTGAGTTCAATATGGGCGCTATTAGCAGCTTTTGATGATCCTCTTCCCACAGTGAACTTTGAGGGAGCGTTTGTGAAAGGAGTTGAATCACTGTCTTGGATGGGAAATAACTCTGCAAAGCTTGGAAATGGCAGAACTCCACCACATTGTTGGACTTTTTTCAGTACTGCGGCATATGGGAAACAGAACAAAGTTCCTCAGGTTAGTTTCTTCAAAGCTATACAAATAATGTAATGCAGAAATGAAATGGTTTTCCACCCTTTTTTGCTCATAGGAAAACATCCCAACGGTCACGGCAGAGAAAGTTAAAGCCGGGATGCTTCAAGGTGTGGAAATCGCATTGGGGTTGCCTGAAGGCTCACTTCCTAAACCGGTTTATACACGTCTCCAGCTATGGTAAGTAATAGTTGTATCAACGGTGCTAAAATGTTTGAAGATTTGTGGAGTGATTCAATACTTTCCACACAGGGGAGCAGCTTTGCCGAAGAACACTCCTGCAGTTCCATGTATATTTGATCCACAAGGCCGTGCTGGTATATGCGGTGATTGGCTTCTCGGTTCTAACTTAGAATCTGCAGCTATAAGCGGTGCAGCCTTAGGAAACCATGTAAGAAGCTTCCTGTGACTCTCCTTAACAAAAATTTGCGGATTTCAGAATAAAAGATGACAAGTGTTTTGGTATTTTGctcctctttttttcctctgtaGATTGCGGAATTCTTACAGAACGGTGAAGCTAATCCAGAAGAATTTGCAATCGGTTTACATGATAGGTTAAGTCCTCTTGCTGGCCATGATATTGGTCAGTTTCCTGGTTTAACATCAGTGggagaaaaggaagaagctaaTGCATATCAGCTGCTGTGAATACATCAGTCTACTGTTACTTGACGAAAAAGCTAAGAAGTTTTGCAAATTAAGCTTACAGTGATATCAGTTTCTACTTAGAGGCTCACCATTTTCAGCCTCCTTCTTCATTGGTGACAAAACCACAGCCGATTTGAGGTGctatatgaaacaaacaaaaaaaaagaagctgaaTTTGTCTAGCtagttatgaaaattttgtttaggctcttcaaaaatcaatgaatatatattgtgATGAAATATTTAACCTTTTTGGTCATAAATGGTttctattacaaaaaaaaaacaaaagagtacTATTGTATTtctgttaaaattttataatacgAGGTTTTATTTACAAATCCCTAAATTGTTAAAGACCCTGCCGTGAAACGTTATTAGGTTTAGGTTAAGAGTGGGGAAAAAAAACGAAGCAGTGAGAcagtgagaagaagagaaatcgCGATGAAGAAAAGGGGAAGGAAGTCTAAGAaaccagaagaaaaaagagctGAATACGACCCGAGTTCGATTCTTCCTCTGGAACTGAAAATAGAGATTCTCATGAAGTCACCGCCGAAATCCATAGCCAAGCTAGGTTTCGTTTCAAATCATTGGTCATCGATAATCCGCGGCCAAGTTTTCACCGACTTGTACATGAGACGATCTTTGGCTCATCCACGACTTCTTTTCTCAGTGTACCGTCCCAACATGCAGATGCAGTTCTTTCACTCCTGCTCTCAGGAAGATCCGTCTTCTGATCATCGTAGCGTCAGTTACACTCTGAATTCAGATCTACGGTACTCATTTTCTCCACCCATCGGCGGTTTGATATTCGGTCAAAACAATACTAAAGCTATGATTGGAAACCCTAGTACGGGTCAGTTTGTACCTTTACCTAGAATCAAAACGCAGAGAAAGcacattttctccatttttggATATGATCCAGTTAATGATTTGTACAAAGTCTTGTGTATGACGGTAAGAACTCTACGTGGACCACATTATTTTAGATGGGAAGATCCTATGTGGGAGGAGCCTATGACAGAGGAGCATCAAGTTTTCACGCTAGGacccaaacaaaaatggagaatGCTCGAATGTAAGTATCTACATCGTCATCATTCTGGATCTCAAGGGATATGTAGAGATGGGGTGATGTATTATTTAGCTTCTTTCAACGATAAACGATCTCTGATGAGCTTTGATCTGAGCTCTGAAGAATTTAATGTTACTAAGCTACCTGAGGATTATATATTACAACAGTTTGGTAATATGGTG from Arabidopsis thaliana chromosome 3, partial sequence includes these protein-coding regions:
- a CDS encoding F-box and associated interaction domains-containing protein (F-box and associated interaction domains-containing protein; CONTAINS InterPro DOMAIN/s: F-box domain, cyclin-like (InterPro:IPR001810), F-box domain, Skp2-like (InterPro:IPR022364), F-box associated domain, type 3 (InterPro:IPR013187), F-box associated interaction domain (InterPro:IPR017451); BEST Arabidopsis thaliana protein match is: F-box associated ubiquitination effector family protein (TAIR:AT2G13630.1); Has 1370 Blast hits to 1319 proteins in 40 species: Archae - 0; Bacteria - 0; Metazoa - 0; Fungi - 0; Plants - 1370; Viruses - 0; Other Eukaryotes - 0 (source: NCBI BLink).), with the translated sequence MKKRGRKSKKPEEKRAEYDPSSILPLELKIEILMKSPPKSIAKLGFVSNHWSSIIRGQVFTDLYMRRSLAHPRLLFSVYRPNMQMQFFHSCSQEDPSSDHRSVSYTLNSDLRYSFSPPIGGLIFGQNNTKAMIGNPSTGQFVPLPRIKTQRKHIFSIFGYDPVNDLYKVLCMTVRTLRGPHYFRWEDPMWEEPMTEEHQVFTLGPKQKWRMLECKYLHRHHSGSQGICRDGVMYYLASFNDKRSLMSFDLSSEEFNVTKLPEDYILQQFGNMVDHSGKIAIVSQAYSGPMDLWVLEDVSKEEWSKVAAIVPSITDIVGNDQRVIFRGILSTGEIILSLLPTPKPPFFFLCYDPKEKTARKVVIQGIGEDYAAINVFFDHVESHMVLSKLT